Proteins from a single region of Amycolatopsis sp. CA-230715:
- a CDS encoding ArnT family glycosyltransferase, producing MLRTGGKSTRLGLPVWLVAAAVFTTLAVTSAGYGYHRDELYFLAAGRRLAWGYPDQPPLTPLLARLGDALAPGEVWALRLPAVVLATATVLLVALIAAEMGADRRARLLAAVFAAASGITLQLGHILVTNTTDLFFAAVIGWLVARLIRTGDRRLLLAIGVAAGVGLENKTLLALPVLALLGAILVVGPREVVRGWWLVAGIAAAALLWAPNLIWQLQHGFPQLGMMGPISAKERLGGRWGLLPFQFALFGPVLAPVFVAGLVRLLRTPSARPFRAFGVAYLVMFVLLLAGGGNALYLAGGFPALLAAGAIATGGWLDRARSRLRSALVSAMVVLAVLSGALLGLPLIPVDSLRDSPTLAMYREPGETVGWPRLAETVAGAYRALGDQDRARAVVIATNYGEAGALDRYGPALGLPPVFSGHNGFFEWGPPPEDNDLAVVVGGDPGVPLTWMAACRDVRQLAVLDNGYGLANDEQGRPVWLCRGLTAPWSKVWPATRILG from the coding sequence GTGCTGCGCACGGGGGGTAAGTCCACGCGGCTCGGCCTGCCGGTCTGGCTGGTCGCCGCCGCCGTCTTCACGACGCTCGCGGTCACGAGCGCGGGCTACGGCTACCACCGCGACGAGTTGTACTTCCTCGCCGCGGGGCGCCGACTGGCTTGGGGTTATCCGGACCAGCCGCCGCTGACGCCGTTGCTGGCGAGACTCGGCGACGCACTGGCGCCGGGGGAGGTGTGGGCGCTGCGCCTGCCCGCGGTCGTGCTCGCGACGGCGACCGTGCTGCTGGTCGCGTTGATCGCCGCCGAGATGGGCGCGGATCGCCGGGCACGGCTGCTGGCCGCGGTGTTCGCCGCGGCGTCGGGGATCACCCTGCAGCTCGGGCACATCCTGGTCACCAACACGACGGACCTGTTCTTCGCCGCGGTGATCGGCTGGCTGGTGGCGCGGCTGATCCGCACCGGCGACCGGCGGCTGCTGCTCGCGATCGGCGTCGCCGCGGGCGTCGGGCTGGAGAACAAGACCCTGCTCGCCCTGCCCGTGCTCGCGCTGCTCGGCGCGATCCTCGTGGTCGGCCCCCGTGAGGTGGTGCGCGGCTGGTGGCTGGTCGCCGGGATCGCGGCCGCGGCGCTGCTGTGGGCGCCGAACCTGATCTGGCAGCTCCAGCACGGGTTCCCGCAGCTGGGCATGATGGGCCCGATCAGCGCGAAGGAACGGCTCGGCGGGCGGTGGGGGCTGCTGCCCTTCCAGTTCGCGCTGTTCGGGCCGGTGCTGGCCCCGGTCTTCGTGGCCGGGCTGGTCCGGCTGCTGCGGACGCCGTCGGCGCGCCCGTTCCGCGCTTTCGGCGTCGCCTACCTGGTGATGTTCGTGCTCCTGCTGGCAGGCGGCGGCAACGCGCTGTACCTGGCAGGCGGGTTCCCCGCGCTGCTCGCCGCCGGAGCCATCGCGACCGGCGGCTGGCTCGACCGCGCGCGCTCGCGGCTGCGGTCCGCGCTGGTGTCCGCCATGGTCGTGCTGGCGGTGCTGTCGGGTGCGCTGCTCGGCCTGCCGCTGATCCCGGTCGACTCGCTGCGCGACAGCCCCACGCTCGCCATGTACAGGGAACCCGGTGAGACGGTGGGCTGGCCGCGACTGGCCGAGACCGTGGCGGGTGCCTATCGCGCGCTTGGAGACCAGGATCGGGCGCGGGCGGTGGTGATCGCGACCAACTACGGCGAGGCGGGCGCGCTCGACCGGTACGGTCCCGCACTCGGGCTGCCCCCGGTTTTCAGCGGGCACAACGGTTTCTTCGAATGGGGCCCGCCACCGGAGGACAACGACCTCGCCGTCGTGGTCGGCGGCGATCCCGGCGTCCCGCTGACGTGGATGGCCGCGTGCCGCGATGTCCGCCAGCTCGCCGTGCTGGACAACGGTTACGGCCTCGCCAACGACGAGCAGGGCCGCCCGGTGTGGCTGTGCCGTGGGCTGACCGCGCCGTGGTCGAAGGTGTGGCCGGCCACGCGGATCCTCGGCTGA
- a CDS encoding MFS transporter produces the protein MRSFHWFFTGQLVSLVGSSMAPVALAFAVLDSSGPGDLGLVLAARMVPLLAFLLLGGATADRFSRRTVLAAANLGSGLAQAGVAALVLTGRYSTVAVAVLELFGGASAAFTTPALRGIVPQLVGGSGLRRANSLLASARNGTKILGPSLSGVLVVAAGSGPAIAFDALTYLVAAACFARLPAGAVRTAKTTVLADLREGWTEFRRLPWVWLGTAAFFVVNLVQTGTWQVLGPALTRQLSGETTWGYVLSARGAGLLVMSALLYRLAVRHLLRLGWALCSLGALPFLALGAGAGAPWLIAAAFVAGLGISAVGVAWETSLAEHVPTHALSRVSSYGDLLSYLAIPIGQLGVGPLAGAFGGFAVVAAAGILYAAVALVPLASPATRHLRHGAADDV, from the coding sequence GTGCGTTCGTTCCACTGGTTCTTCACCGGACAGCTCGTGTCACTGGTAGGCAGCTCGATGGCTCCGGTCGCGCTGGCCTTCGCGGTGCTGGACTCCTCCGGGCCCGGCGATCTCGGCCTCGTGCTGGCCGCCAGGATGGTGCCGCTGCTCGCGTTCCTCCTGCTGGGCGGGGCGACGGCCGATCGGTTCTCCCGCCGCACGGTGCTGGCCGCGGCGAATCTCGGCTCGGGGCTCGCGCAGGCCGGGGTGGCCGCGTTGGTGCTGACCGGGCGGTATTCCACGGTCGCGGTGGCCGTGCTGGAACTGTTCGGCGGCGCGTCCGCGGCGTTCACCACGCCCGCGTTGCGCGGCATCGTGCCGCAGCTCGTCGGCGGATCCGGGCTCCGGCGGGCGAACTCGCTGCTCGCGTCCGCGCGCAACGGCACCAAGATCCTCGGCCCCAGCCTGTCCGGCGTGCTCGTGGTCGCCGCGGGGAGCGGGCCCGCGATCGCGTTCGACGCGCTGACCTACCTCGTCGCGGCGGCGTGCTTCGCGCGGTTGCCGGCCGGCGCCGTGCGCACGGCGAAAACGACCGTGCTGGCCGATCTCCGCGAAGGCTGGACGGAGTTCCGGCGCCTGCCGTGGGTGTGGCTCGGCACCGCGGCGTTCTTCGTCGTCAACCTGGTGCAGACCGGGACCTGGCAGGTGCTGGGGCCCGCGCTCACACGGCAGCTTTCCGGCGAAACGACCTGGGGCTACGTGCTCAGCGCGCGCGGTGCCGGGCTGCTGGTGATGAGCGCGCTGCTGTACCGGCTGGCGGTCCGGCACCTGCTGCGGCTGGGCTGGGCGCTGTGCTCGCTCGGCGCGCTGCCGTTCCTCGCACTCGGCGCGGGTGCGGGCGCGCCGTGGCTGATCGCGGCCGCTTTCGTCGCCGGGCTGGGGATTTCCGCGGTGGGCGTCGCCTGGGAAACCTCGTTGGCCGAGCACGTCCCGACGCACGCGCTCTCGCGGGTTTCGTCGTACGGCGACCTGCTGTCGTACCTCGCGATCCCGATCGGCCAGCTCGGCGTCGGGCCGCTCGCCGGTGCCTTCGGCGGCTTCGCGGTCGTCGCGGCGGCCGGGATCCTGTACGCCGCCGTCGCACTGGTCCCGCTCGCCTCACCCGCGACCCGGCACCTCCGCCACGGGGCGGCTGACGACGTTTAG
- a CDS encoding ArsR/SmtB family transcription factor, protein MVLLRLSSLALSRSRFALSPLAETMGSMIVLAKPRTDAWLAAWHARHHDRFRAALDGDPFATGLVRLLGSTKWIPRYVAIPPSGGMRTSFADELANVAKAADGNVRAGLEKSVEYSWRRHDLGWLSEKDLAGRTAEVLEFVWRQHVRPDWPRRRTLLERDVTYRAGLLAAYGWPAALRRMGRRSAWVGADAISFGDRAAPDRIVGDDGMLFVPVSVSSGSWLCEDPPDRHALVYPARGFAAEARERPRGALGRLLGENRAAILTELDRPATSSELAALLDLSLGTVGGHLAVLRDAGLVVGERAGRRVVYRRTRHGDDLAAPG, encoded by the coding sequence ATGGTGCTGCTGCGGCTGAGTTCGCTCGCCCTGTCCCGATCGCGTTTCGCGCTGTCCCCGCTCGCCGAAACGATGGGCTCGATGATCGTGCTGGCCAAGCCGCGCACCGACGCGTGGCTGGCCGCCTGGCACGCGCGCCACCACGACCGTTTCCGCGCCGCGCTCGACGGCGATCCGTTCGCCACCGGTCTCGTCCGCCTGCTCGGCTCGACCAAGTGGATCCCCCGCTACGTCGCGATCCCGCCATCGGGCGGCATGCGCACGAGCTTCGCCGACGAACTGGCGAACGTCGCGAAAGCAGCCGACGGGAACGTGCGGGCGGGACTCGAGAAGTCCGTCGAGTACAGCTGGCGGCGGCACGATCTGGGCTGGCTGTCCGAAAAGGACCTCGCGGGGCGGACCGCCGAGGTGCTGGAGTTCGTGTGGCGGCAGCACGTGCGGCCGGACTGGCCGCGGCGGCGGACCCTGCTCGAACGCGATGTCACCTATCGGGCCGGGCTGCTCGCCGCGTACGGCTGGCCCGCCGCGTTACGGCGGATGGGCAGGCGCAGCGCGTGGGTCGGCGCCGACGCGATCTCCTTCGGCGACCGGGCCGCGCCCGACCGGATCGTCGGCGACGACGGGATGCTGTTCGTGCCGGTGAGCGTGTCGAGCGGTTCGTGGCTGTGCGAAGACCCGCCCGATCGCCACGCGCTGGTGTACCCGGCTCGCGGGTTCGCCGCCGAGGCGCGCGAACGACCGCGCGGCGCGCTGGGCAGGCTGCTCGGCGAGAACCGGGCCGCGATCCTGACCGAACTCGACCGCCCCGCGACCAGCAGCGAGCTCGCCGCGCTGCTGGACCTTTCGCTGGGCACCGTCGGCGGGCACCTGGCCGTGCTGCGCGACGCGGGCCTCGTCGTCGGCGAGCGCGCCGGGCGCCGCGTCGTCTACCGGCGGACCCGCCACGGTGACGACCTGGCCGCGCCGGGCTGA
- a CDS encoding Pls/PosA family non-ribosomal peptide synthetase, protein MTVSELSGDRLGPAPERPVPCRRLHQVFEAAARRFPGSVAVEREDDGLTYAELDERANRLAHVLRGRGIGEGSRVAILLHRSFDTYVALLGVGKSGAAFVPIDPASPPDRIAYITEDSAVDLLLTTGDLAVDGLACRTLDLDAAGRELAAAPATPPELGADDPDPAAYVIYTSGSSGRPKGVEVAQSSICNFLDVVPEVYDVRPSDRVYQGMTISFDFSIEEIWPTWSVGATLVAGPNDSRRLGAELADFLEQRRVSVLYCVPTLLATIPRELPLIRSLLVGGEACPAQLVERWARKGRRILNTYGPTEATVTATWCELLPGRTVTIGKPLPTYSAFLLDEARSPVPDGHVGEICLGGPGVARGYVGRPELTADKFIEHPLSGGGRLYRTGDLGRYTEDGEIEYLGRADAEVKIRGYRVDLGEIENILLADPEVSEAVAALVAPADGAPELVAFIVRAPGAESDVDISRRLHEEVHKRLPAYMVPAFLDVLPALPVMPSGKVDRAKLPFPAGKRLTFVDGPVVDAEGELETRVREVWAETFGLVAAELSVEADFFDDLGGHSLLAAQVVSLLRARGIGTSPAVRDLYANPTVRALAKQLDAQPAPGAALPPRVPPIRHSARRIGGAGAAQAVAIYGLLLLVTLPVSYVYTQNDGDVSVDVLVELLVAILVSYLGVRWVVPPLLARPLSAGIRPGRYRLWGPTYLRLWVLDLLLAVGPLPVLSGSPLMAVYLRVLGAKIGRRTTIASSSISLPSMVHIGPDASIGYGAVLRPWRVEDGWVVVAPITVGRGAFVGANAVLEPGSTVGERAALGEQSVLGQHQHIPAGARWSGSPAEPVDALEASTESVLAARGELRGWRPHHVAVSLCGLAFLEVVAIAMIVPGVALVWWALLGWGVLAGLVATVFAGPVFVLTVCAVVALGKRAVLRTIPVGVFGVRSMLGVRKWIVDKLLEFSLLFTNSLYATLYTVPWLRLLGARIGRRAEVSTAAHLDPDLLTLGAETFVADMASVGCATFANGRVVLLPTEIGSRAFIGNAAFVPAGTSMGSGSLVGVGTVPPSDGVPQDTSWLGSPAMHLPVRQDSGDFGDFGEEETFSPPRKVIAHRLAIEFCRATLPASVLGVSFYLYLLVLSGLAEGNYLIVPALVSPFVAIAAAIAVIGYCAATKRNVVGKYRPRVEPLWSPFVRRAEFVTGLYEAAAVPAGVGMLVGTPFLPPVLRWFGADIGRRTWIGTTYLTEFDLVHVGDDATVGTESSLQTHLFEDRVMKMSRVTIEAGSTIGTRAIVLYDAVVGEEVSLGSLSLLMKGERLPKSTRWHGIPAQGVR, encoded by the coding sequence ATGACGGTTTCCGAACTTTCCGGCGACCGGCTCGGCCCGGCTCCCGAACGCCCTGTCCCCTGCCGTCGGCTCCACCAGGTCTTCGAGGCCGCGGCGCGCCGGTTCCCCGGTTCCGTCGCGGTGGAACGCGAAGACGACGGCCTGACCTACGCCGAATTGGACGAACGCGCGAACCGGCTCGCGCACGTGCTGCGCGGCCGCGGGATCGGCGAAGGATCGCGAGTGGCGATCCTGCTGCACCGCTCGTTCGACACCTACGTCGCGCTGCTCGGCGTCGGCAAGTCCGGCGCCGCCTTCGTGCCGATCGACCCGGCCTCCCCACCGGACCGGATCGCCTACATCACCGAGGATTCGGCCGTCGATCTGCTGCTGACCACCGGTGATCTCGCGGTCGACGGGCTCGCCTGCCGGACCCTCGACCTCGACGCGGCGGGCCGGGAACTGGCCGCAGCGCCCGCCACCCCGCCGGAACTGGGCGCGGACGACCCCGACCCGGCTGCCTACGTCATCTACACCTCGGGCTCCAGCGGCAGGCCGAAAGGGGTCGAGGTCGCGCAGTCGAGCATCTGCAACTTCCTCGACGTCGTGCCGGAGGTCTACGACGTGCGGCCGTCGGACCGCGTCTACCAGGGCATGACAATCTCGTTCGACTTCTCGATCGAGGAGATCTGGCCGACCTGGTCGGTCGGCGCGACGCTGGTGGCCGGGCCGAACGATTCGCGCAGGCTGGGCGCGGAACTCGCGGACTTCCTGGAACAGCGCCGGGTTTCGGTGCTCTACTGCGTGCCGACGCTGCTGGCGACCATCCCGCGCGAACTGCCGCTGATCAGGTCGCTGCTGGTCGGCGGCGAAGCCTGCCCGGCCCAGCTCGTCGAGCGGTGGGCGCGCAAGGGCCGCCGCATCCTCAACACCTACGGCCCCACCGAAGCGACGGTGACCGCGACCTGGTGCGAGCTGCTGCCCGGCCGCACCGTGACGATCGGGAAGCCCCTGCCGACCTACTCCGCGTTCCTGCTCGACGAGGCGCGGAGCCCGGTCCCGGACGGGCACGTCGGCGAAATCTGCCTCGGCGGCCCCGGGGTCGCGCGCGGTTACGTGGGACGGCCGGAGCTGACCGCGGACAAGTTCATCGAGCACCCGCTCAGCGGTGGCGGGCGGCTGTACCGCACCGGCGACCTCGGCCGGTACACCGAAGACGGGGAGATCGAATACCTCGGGCGCGCCGACGCCGAGGTGAAGATCCGCGGCTACCGCGTCGATCTCGGCGAGATCGAAAACATCCTGCTCGCCGATCCGGAGGTGTCCGAAGCGGTGGCGGCGCTGGTCGCCCCGGCCGACGGCGCACCCGAACTGGTCGCCTTCATCGTGCGCGCGCCCGGCGCGGAGTCCGATGTGGACATTTCGCGACGGCTGCACGAGGAGGTCCACAAGCGACTGCCCGCGTACATGGTGCCCGCGTTCCTCGACGTGCTGCCCGCGCTGCCGGTCATGCCCAGCGGCAAGGTCGACCGGGCGAAACTCCCGTTCCCTGCCGGAAAACGCCTGACCTTCGTCGACGGCCCCGTGGTCGACGCCGAGGGCGAGCTGGAAACGCGGGTGCGCGAGGTGTGGGCCGAGACCTTCGGGCTGGTGGCCGCCGAGCTGTCCGTGGAAGCGGACTTCTTCGACGATCTCGGCGGCCATTCCCTGCTGGCCGCGCAGGTCGTGTCCCTGCTGCGGGCCCGCGGGATCGGGACGAGCCCCGCGGTCCGCGACCTCTACGCGAACCCGACCGTGCGCGCGCTCGCGAAACAGCTCGACGCGCAGCCCGCGCCGGGAGCCGCGCTGCCGCCGAGGGTTCCGCCGATCCGGCACTCCGCCCGCCGCATCGGCGGCGCTGGCGCGGCGCAGGCGGTGGCGATCTACGGCCTGCTGCTGCTCGTCACGCTCCCGGTGTCCTATGTGTACACCCAGAACGACGGCGACGTGTCGGTCGACGTGCTGGTGGAACTGCTCGTCGCGATACTGGTGAGCTACCTCGGCGTGCGCTGGGTGGTGCCGCCGCTGCTCGCGAGGCCGCTGTCCGCCGGGATCCGGCCGGGCCGCTACCGCCTGTGGGGCCCGACCTATCTGCGCCTGTGGGTGCTCGACCTGCTGCTCGCGGTCGGCCCGCTGCCGGTGCTCAGCGGTTCTCCGCTGATGGCGGTGTACCTGCGCGTGCTCGGCGCGAAGATCGGGCGGCGGACCACGATCGCGAGCAGTTCGATCAGCCTGCCCTCGATGGTCCACATCGGACCCGACGCGTCGATCGGCTACGGCGCGGTGCTGCGGCCGTGGCGGGTGGAGGACGGCTGGGTGGTGGTCGCGCCGATCACCGTCGGGCGCGGCGCCTTCGTCGGCGCGAACGCGGTGCTGGAGCCGGGAAGCACCGTGGGCGAACGGGCGGCGCTCGGCGAGCAGTCCGTGCTCGGCCAGCACCAGCACATCCCGGCCGGGGCGCGCTGGTCGGGATCTCCCGCCGAACCCGTCGACGCGCTGGAGGCGTCGACGGAATCCGTCCTGGCCGCGCGCGGCGAACTGCGCGGCTGGCGGCCGCACCACGTCGCGGTTTCCTTGTGCGGCTTGGCGTTCCTCGAAGTGGTGGCGATCGCGATGATCGTGCCCGGGGTGGCGCTCGTGTGGTGGGCGCTGCTCGGCTGGGGCGTGCTGGCCGGGCTCGTCGCGACGGTGTTCGCCGGGCCGGTGTTCGTGCTCACCGTGTGCGCGGTGGTGGCGCTGGGAAAGCGCGCCGTGCTGCGCACCATCCCGGTCGGGGTGTTCGGTGTCCGCTCGATGCTCGGCGTGCGCAAGTGGATCGTGGACAAGCTGCTGGAATTCAGCCTCCTGTTCACGAATTCGCTCTACGCCACGCTGTACACGGTGCCGTGGCTGCGGTTGCTCGGCGCGCGGATCGGACGGCGCGCCGAGGTGTCGACGGCCGCGCATCTCGACCCGGACCTGCTCACGCTCGGCGCGGAAACGTTCGTCGCGGACATGGCGAGCGTCGGCTGCGCGACCTTCGCGAACGGCAGGGTGGTGCTGCTGCCCACCGAAATCGGCAGCCGCGCGTTCATCGGGAACGCCGCGTTCGTCCCGGCCGGGACGAGCATGGGCTCCGGTTCGCTCGTCGGCGTCGGCACGGTGCCGCCGTCCGACGGCGTGCCTCAGGACACGTCGTGGCTCGGCTCGCCCGCGATGCATCTGCCGGTGCGGCAGGACAGCGGCGACTTCGGCGACTTCGGTGAGGAGGAGACGTTTTCCCCGCCGCGCAAGGTGATCGCGCACCGGCTGGCGATCGAGTTCTGCCGCGCGACGCTGCCCGCGTCGGTGCTCGGCGTCAGCTTCTACCTCTACCTGCTGGTGCTGTCCGGGCTCGCGGAAGGCAACTACCTGATCGTCCCCGCGCTGGTTTCGCCGTTCGTCGCGATCGCGGCCGCCATCGCGGTCATCGGCTACTGCGCGGCGACGAAGCGCAACGTCGTCGGGAAGTACCGGCCCCGCGTCGAACCGCTGTGGAGCCCGTTCGTGCGGCGGGCCGAGTTCGTCACCGGGCTCTACGAGGCGGCCGCCGTTCCCGCCGGTGTCGGAATGCTCGTGGGGACGCCGTTCCTGCCGCCGGTGCTGCGCTGGTTCGGCGCCGACATCGGGCGCCGCACCTGGATCGGCACCACCTATCTCACCGAATTCGATCTCGTGCACGTCGGCGACGACGCGACCGTCGGCACGGAATCCTCACTGCAGACCCATTTATTCGAGGACAGGGTGATGAAGATGTCGCGAGTGACCATCGAGGCCGGGAGCACGATCGGCACCAGGGCGATCGTGCTGTACGACGCAGTGGTCGGCGAGGAGGTGTCGCTCGGTTCGCTGTCGCTGCTGATGAAGGGCGAACGGTTGCCGAAAAGCACGCGCTGGCACGGAATTCCCGCGCAGGGGGTCCGATGA
- a CDS encoding BPL-N domain-containing protein: MNLALVYRGPATTEGCPEAVANLLESSQWDFDVRYVGPDEALKLKRKTLDQAVLYAQPGGGTLEDAYPHLKKRRDAIRDFVSEGGAYLGFCLGGYLAGATPGFGLLPGDTDQYIITRAATVSHDENALVRVYGSGRAHTLFFQDGPYFWLDSGARATVLARYPNDTIAAVVTEFGAGKVGVVGPHPEATEDWFTDAGLAVPRNGGLGLELVDAVMRS; the protein is encoded by the coding sequence ATGAACCTCGCGCTGGTTTACCGCGGCCCCGCCACGACGGAAGGCTGCCCGGAAGCGGTCGCGAACCTGCTGGAATCGAGCCAGTGGGACTTCGACGTCCGCTACGTCGGCCCTGACGAGGCGCTGAAGCTCAAGCGGAAAACCCTCGACCAAGCCGTGCTGTACGCACAACCCGGCGGCGGGACCCTCGAAGACGCCTACCCCCACCTGAAGAAGCGGCGCGACGCGATCCGCGACTTCGTCTCCGAGGGCGGCGCGTACCTCGGGTTCTGCCTCGGCGGTTACCTCGCGGGCGCGACCCCCGGATTCGGGTTGCTGCCCGGCGACACCGACCAGTACATCATCACCCGCGCCGCGACGGTGTCCCACGACGAGAACGCGCTCGTGCGCGTGTACGGCTCCGGACGCGCGCACACGCTGTTCTTCCAGGACGGGCCGTACTTCTGGCTCGACAGCGGCGCACGCGCGACCGTGCTCGCGCGCTACCCGAACGACACGATCGCCGCCGTGGTCACCGAATTCGGCGCGGGCAAGGTCGGCGTCGTCGGACCACATCCCGAAGCGACCGAGGACTGGTTCACCGACGCCGGGCTCGCGGTGCCGAGGAACGGCGGGCTGGGACTGGAACTCGTCGACGCGGTGATGAGATCGTGA
- a CDS encoding heparan-alpha-glucosaminide N-acetyltransferase domain-containing protein, which translates to MNTRLVAIDATRGIALLGMIAVHSLYESKPDGSPTWTFAVFGGRAAAGFAVLAGVGIAFMTGRARVKRRDALPTASMLVMRALAVTAIGLALGYADASFGAVILPYYGVMFLLAVPLVFLPTPVVGALGAAFAVGMPVASHVWLAHLPLANLDNPTVSDLVHQPMTLLTELAVNGEYPALPWMAYLCAGIVVGRLSLRSVKVAAAMLTAGVAMAVGSSVVSSLLLTRFGGLVHIWTAMPGSILTSAETAEMLALGGDGTVPSSTWWWLAVDAPHTSTPLDLIGTTGTAIGVLGLLLLLGHLTGKWARRVRAAVLGPLAAAGSMTLTLYVAHIVFINSDYDQYGATEGYLLQAAAALLIGLAWRATAGRGPLEALVTALASRAKRLTAPLPAPA; encoded by the coding sequence GTGAACACCCGGCTGGTCGCGATCGACGCCACGCGCGGGATCGCGCTGCTCGGCATGATCGCCGTGCATTCGCTCTACGAGTCCAAACCGGACGGTAGTCCGACGTGGACGTTCGCAGTGTTCGGCGGGCGCGCGGCCGCCGGGTTCGCGGTGCTGGCCGGGGTGGGGATCGCGTTCATGACCGGGCGGGCGCGCGTGAAGCGGCGCGACGCACTGCCGACCGCGTCGATGCTCGTGATGCGGGCGCTCGCGGTGACCGCGATCGGGCTCGCGCTCGGCTACGCCGACGCGTCGTTCGGCGCGGTGATCCTGCCGTACTACGGCGTGATGTTCCTGCTGGCCGTGCCGCTGGTGTTCCTGCCGACGCCGGTGGTCGGCGCGCTCGGCGCCGCGTTCGCGGTCGGCATGCCCGTGGCGAGCCACGTGTGGCTGGCGCACCTGCCGCTGGCGAACCTCGACAACCCGACCGTCTCCGATCTGGTGCACCAGCCGATGACGCTGCTGACCGAGCTTGCCGTGAACGGCGAATACCCGGCGCTGCCGTGGATGGCGTACCTGTGCGCGGGAATCGTGGTCGGGCGGCTCTCGTTGCGCAGCGTCAAGGTCGCGGCCGCGATGCTGACCGCCGGGGTGGCGATGGCCGTCGGCTCGTCGGTGGTGTCTTCGCTGCTGCTCACCAGGTTCGGCGGGCTCGTGCACATCTGGACCGCGATGCCGGGAAGCATCCTCACCTCGGCCGAAACCGCGGAAATGCTGGCACTGGGCGGGGATGGCACGGTGCCGTCGTCGACGTGGTGGTGGCTCGCCGTCGACGCGCCGCACACCAGCACGCCGCTGGACTTAATCGGCACGACCGGTACCGCGATCGGCGTGCTGGGACTGCTGCTCCTGCTCGGGCACCTGACCGGGAAATGGGCGCGGCGGGTGCGCGCCGCCGTGCTGGGCCCGCTCGCCGCGGCGGGCAGCATGACGCTGACGCTGTATGTCGCGCACATCGTGTTCATCAACTCCGACTACGACCAGTACGGCGCCACCGAGGGCTACCTCCTGCAAGCCGCGGCCGCACTGCTGATCGGCCTGGCCTGGCGCGCCACCGCGGGCCGCGGCCCCCTGGAAGCCCTGGTGACCGCGTTGGCGAGTCGCGCGAAACGCCTGACCGCTCCCCTTCCCGCGCCCGCGTGA
- a CDS encoding MFS transporter has product MPVLDPPRPATKLPLGVYLLAFSLLAMGSTEFLVAGVLPAIAEDLRISLPAAGALITAFAVAVVLGGPPMAVLTLRWPRRTTLVATQLVFAASLAVGLSTGSYGVLLATRFLCGLAYAGFWAIAAVTAVNLVPADRTARASGVVVSGLSVAMIAGGPASALLSHFTGWRGGFWAVSALTVLAAVLTLAAVPATEPSAEPSVRRELRAMKQPRLFAVYAATLLSTAAYMISYNYLAPILTDLTGLPSAWVPAVLALFGIGAFAGLSLGGRIADIRPFPALLLGATGIALCSIALALLASHVIAVLVVVPLLGIAGFVLNPAIYGRVFTLAAEAPTLAGSATVSMFQLGISLVPVFAGIALNAGAGLTALPWIGAGLALLVIPAVLFDRTITRRRGH; this is encoded by the coding sequence ATGCCCGTGCTCGACCCGCCGCGCCCTGCCACGAAGCTGCCCCTTGGCGTCTACCTGCTCGCCTTCAGCCTGCTCGCGATGGGCAGCACCGAGTTCCTCGTGGCGGGCGTGCTGCCCGCGATCGCCGAGGACCTGCGGATCAGCTTGCCCGCCGCCGGGGCGCTGATCACCGCGTTCGCGGTCGCGGTGGTGCTCGGCGGGCCGCCCATGGCGGTGCTGACCCTGCGCTGGCCGCGCCGGACCACGCTGGTGGCCACGCAGCTGGTGTTCGCCGCTTCGCTCGCCGTGGGCCTGTCGACCGGCAGCTACGGCGTGCTGCTGGCCACCCGGTTCCTCTGCGGGCTCGCCTATGCCGGGTTCTGGGCGATCGCGGCGGTGACCGCGGTCAACCTGGTCCCGGCGGACCGCACCGCGCGCGCGTCGGGGGTGGTGGTCAGCGGGCTGAGCGTCGCGATGATCGCCGGAGGCCCGGCCAGCGCGCTGCTCAGCCATTTCACCGGGTGGCGGGGCGGTTTCTGGGCGGTGAGCGCACTGACCGTGCTCGCCGCGGTCCTGACGCTGGCCGCCGTGCCCGCGACCGAACCGTCCGCGGAACCCAGTGTGCGGCGGGAACTCCGCGCCATGAAGCAGCCGCGGCTGTTCGCCGTGTACGCCGCCACCCTCCTGAGCACCGCCGCCTACATGATCTCGTACAACTACCTGGCGCCGATCCTGACCGATCTCACCGGCCTCCCGTCCGCGTGGGTCCCCGCGGTCCTCGCGCTGTTCGGCATCGGGGCCTTCGCCGGGCTCTCGCTCGGCGGGCGGATCGCCGACATCCGCCCGTTCCCCGCGCTTCTGCTGGGGGCGACAGGAATCGCTCTGTGTTCGATCGCGCTCGCCTTGCTCGCCTCGCACGTCATCGCGGTCCTCGTCGTCGTCCCGCTGCTCGGGATCGCGGGATTCGTGCTCAACCCGGCCATCTACGGGCGGGTGTTCACGCTCGCGGCGGAGGCGCCCACCCTCGCCGGATCGGCCACCGTGTCGATGTTCCAGCTCGGTATCAGCCTCGTCCCCGTCTTCGCGGGAATCGCCCTCAACGCGGGCGCCGGGCTCACCGCACTCCCCTGGATCGGTGCCGGACTCGCACTTCTCGTCATCCCAGCCGTCCTCTTCGACCGCACGATCACCCGCCGCCGCGGCCACTAG